In Flavobacterium luteolum, the DNA window CTTTCTTATTGAAGATTTGGATTGACTTATCAGAAACATAAAAAATATTCTGAGTTGCAGGATCCACTTCATAAATTGGTTTGTTGTTGTTAAAAATAATTTTATCAACTTCAACTCCATCAACTTTACTCACTTTTACAAGAATTTTTTCTCCAGAATCTGCTTTTGCAAAAATATAAGAGAAGTCTCTGTTTTGTTTCATTGCATTAAAACGAGAGTTAAATTTAGCAGCCACTATACCTAAAGCCGCTGATCCAGCTGCATAAGTTTTTGCCTGATCTTTATTTGCTTGATCTCCTTTTGCAACTACGGTTCTCATGTTACCGTCAGCATCACGATATGTCATAGTCAAATCAGCACCTTTAACTGAACTTACTCCTGAACCAATTCCTAAACCAATACTTCCTGCAATTGCAGCACTTTTAATTAAACGTCTTGTTCCTTCTCCAGGCTGTGAATAAGTAAGGTGGTATTTAACTGTACCATCCATATTAACTCCCATAACTTCAAGTGGGCCAGAAAGCACAACTCCCCAAGGAAATTGCTCGATACTATTTAATTCTTTTTCTTTTTTGATATTTACTTTAGCAAATGGTTCTGGTTTGTCGCTAATGCTTGGATCAAATTTGTACAATTTCTCGTCATTATAAACTAAGTAAGAATTTGTAGCTTCATCATAAGTTGGTAATACTGGACGGTCTTTTTCGAACTTAATATTACGTTTCCAAAGTTTAACTCCTGTCTTGTAGTCCACCATGTTTCCGTAAGTTCCTGTAAGGTACATTACTTTTTCGCCTACTTTTCCTAAGTAGTAAATTGGATCTTCTTTGTCATCAGAAATTTCGATGAATTTTTTCCAAAGCTTTTCTCCGTCTTTGTTGATTAGCATCATTTCATTTTCTGCAACGTATAAGAAATCTTGATCGATCGGAATTACTCTTTTCAATCCATCACCACGAGCATCTTTTTTCCAGATTTTCTCTCCTGAATTTAAGTCAAAAAAGTTAAATCCGCTATAATGAGCCACTAATATTTTAGTTCCCCAATCCTCAAGATAAACAACTCTCTTTGTTTTGATAGATTCTTTCCAGATACTTTTCCCAGTTTCTGTATTTAATACATTCAAATATTGTTTTGAAGAAAAAGTTCCTGTGTTATTTACCACAACAATATTTTTATCGTTTTGTGTTAAAAAGAATTTAGAATAATCTTCTTCTCCTTTCCAGTTTAACTTTCCAGTAGCTCTGTCAAAAGAATATAATTTTCCGTACAATAAATAATAAATTACTGAACCATGTACTGTAGCAACGTTTGTGTTTACTGACTCTTTGAAAGAAAAACTAAACAATGATCTAGCTTTATCAACAGTTGTATTCCATTTTAATTCACCAGTTGCCATATCTAGCAAAGCAATTGCCATATCTCCATCTTTTTTCACAGT includes these proteins:
- a CDS encoding PQQ-binding-like beta-propeller repeat protein; translation: MKKITFSIILLLSVAVSSIAQRKYDEIVTTENAVQDLVQNGVTGVVVFKEGASIKGLDPETKKVIWTLTKEDFGGRSVLDMAGDADLTKLFADKSTLTNVPGSPYVEAYLESKYLIINTDTGKVVYNSAKESFWVTQSDFIPETNEYLLTVKKDGDMAIALLDMATGELKWNTTVDKARSLFSFSFKESVNTNVATVHGSVIYYLLYGKLYSFDRATGKLNWKGEEDYSKFFLTQNDKNIVVVNNTGTFSSKQYLNVLNTETGKSIWKESIKTKRVVYLEDWGTKILVAHYSGFNFFDLNSGEKIWKKDARGDGLKRVIPIDQDFLYVAENEMMLINKDGEKLWKKFIEISDDKEDPIYYLGKVGEKVMYLTGTYGNMVDYKTGVKLWKRNIKFEKDRPVLPTYDEATNSYLVYNDEKLYKFDPSISDKPEPFAKVNIKKEKELNSIEQFPWGVVLSGPLEVMGVNMDGTVKYHLTYSQPGEGTRRLIKSAAIAGSIGLGIGSGVSSVKGADLTMTYRDADGNMRTVVAKGDQANKDQAKTYAAGSAALGIVAAKFNSRFNAMKQNRDFSYIFAKADSGEKILVKVSKVDGVEVDKIIFNNNKPIYEVDPATQNIFYVSDKSIQIFNKKEK